Proteins encoded by one window of Paenibacillus sp. DCT19:
- a CDS encoding beta-glucosidase translates to MNRRLNLIFLKRWFMVLIIVAVAAMPLHAFAAESGADRPWMNPSLTAEERTELLLQAMTLEEKVGFVTGKVNNYYGFYNDGLERLGIPALQMADGPEGVRVANPDVQDKKSTALPAPIALAASWDTDLAKKYGDLIGQEAHDTTHNVVLGPGLDIARTPWGSRNFESLGEDPLLASGMGAAYVNGIQSNPVIATAKHYLLNNQETERFTTNATASERAIQEVYARPFKAVVEQADLGSAMCSFNQVNGTYACENQELLTNILKDQIGFKGFVMSDYGANFSTVESANAGLDLETPGEPYGKWGSKLLEAVNKGEVSEQTIDEKVRRILLQMFDKGLFDKPVTNTRINAKADGAKARQFAEESMVLLQNNDNMLPLSDNKLNSIAVIGPDADTASAAGGGSSLVNPTYTVSPLEGIRKRAGKGVDVKYAAGTDPVSAGDAFNGPSAVPSAILSPANAQKSEQNYGTDQAEFGLHAEYWTNKDMEGDPELVRTDNQVNMNLGFYNYEGFNAQSSKLPVTPTKFNSKMSARWTGAITAPKTGEYQLSLTSLGSAKLYVDDQLLVDNQGATLSTTKKGITLQEGESHNIRIEYRTDFPVQSNHDMGAQVRFGWEAPDDAVDAKMQKAVELAKKSDVAVVVTRTYDSEGYVDRSDLELPNNQEQLIRKVAAANPKTIVVQMSGRAVEMDSWQKEVPSIVQAWYAGQEQGNAVARVLFGDVNPSGKLPVTFPADDQQTPVSTAAQFPGVNGVGNYSEGIFVGYKGYEKQGLTPAFAFGHGLSYTSFDYRNLHVKSNGKGDNAKVEVSLNLRNTGKRSGAEVVQVYVGNLPTKVETPDKQLAGWAKVDLKAGKQQRVNIKLDRSALSYWDEKSNEWIMPKGKVSIYVGSASDDVRLTGSVNIGSPSGK, encoded by the coding sequence ATGAACAGAAGACTCAATCTAATTTTCCTCAAACGATGGTTTATGGTGTTAATCATCGTGGCGGTTGCGGCTATGCCGTTGCACGCCTTCGCCGCAGAATCTGGGGCAGATCGCCCATGGATGAACCCATCCTTGACTGCGGAAGAACGTACCGAACTGCTACTTCAAGCGATGACGCTGGAAGAGAAGGTTGGTTTTGTGACAGGTAAAGTGAATAACTATTATGGTTTCTATAATGATGGTCTGGAGCGTCTGGGTATTCCTGCACTACAGATGGCTGATGGGCCAGAAGGTGTGCGGGTGGCAAACCCGGATGTTCAGGACAAAAAGTCCACGGCATTGCCTGCGCCGATTGCTCTGGCAGCATCTTGGGATACAGATCTAGCTAAGAAATACGGTGATCTGATCGGACAAGAAGCTCATGATACTACACATAATGTAGTGCTTGGCCCTGGACTGGATATTGCACGTACACCGTGGGGATCCCGTAACTTTGAATCACTGGGTGAGGATCCGTTGCTCGCTTCTGGTATGGGAGCAGCGTATGTGAACGGAATTCAGAGCAATCCTGTGATCGCGACAGCGAAACATTACCTTCTGAACAATCAGGAGACGGAGCGCTTTACCACCAATGCAACAGCAAGCGAGCGTGCGATACAAGAGGTGTATGCACGACCGTTCAAGGCTGTGGTAGAACAAGCAGATCTAGGATCAGCCATGTGTTCATTTAACCAGGTGAATGGTACATATGCTTGTGAGAACCAAGAGCTGCTGACGAACATACTGAAGGATCAGATTGGCTTCAAAGGCTTCGTGATGAGTGATTATGGTGCCAACTTCAGTACGGTAGAATCCGCTAATGCTGGACTTGATCTGGAAACACCAGGTGAGCCGTACGGTAAATGGGGAAGTAAGCTGCTGGAGGCCGTGAACAAAGGTGAGGTCAGCGAACAAACCATTGATGAAAAGGTTAGACGTATTCTGCTTCAAATGTTTGATAAAGGGCTGTTCGATAAGCCTGTAACGAATACAAGAATCAATGCGAAGGCAGATGGGGCAAAAGCTCGTCAGTTTGCAGAAGAGAGTATGGTTCTACTGCAAAATAATGATAATATGCTGCCACTCTCCGATAACAAGCTTAACTCCATTGCTGTAATCGGTCCGGATGCAGATACAGCATCTGCAGCTGGAGGCGGAAGTAGTTTGGTTAACCCAACGTATACCGTGAGTCCATTGGAAGGCATTCGCAAACGTGCTGGAAAAGGCGTTGATGTGAAGTATGCAGCGGGAACAGACCCTGTTTCGGCAGGGGATGCATTTAACGGTCCATCTGCGGTACCGTCTGCCATCTTGTCTCCAGCTAATGCTCAGAAGAGTGAGCAGAACTACGGGACAGATCAAGCAGAATTCGGCCTGCATGCAGAATACTGGACGAATAAAGACATGGAAGGTGACCCTGAACTTGTTCGCACAGACAATCAGGTCAACATGAATCTTGGGTTTTACAACTATGAAGGCTTCAATGCACAGTCTTCTAAACTTCCAGTGACACCGACCAAGTTTAACAGCAAAATGTCTGCTCGTTGGACAGGTGCAATTACAGCACCGAAGACGGGTGAATATCAGCTATCTCTAACGAGCTTAGGCTCTGCAAAATTGTATGTGGATGATCAGCTTCTTGTGGATAACCAGGGTGCTACTCTAAGCACAACGAAGAAAGGCATCACTTTGCAAGAAGGAGAGTCCCATAATATTCGCATTGAATATCGCACGGATTTCCCGGTACAGTCGAATCATGATATGGGAGCGCAGGTTCGTTTTGGCTGGGAAGCACCAGATGATGCAGTGGATGCCAAGATGCAAAAAGCTGTTGAACTGGCTAAAAAGTCAGACGTGGCGGTTGTTGTAACACGTACGTATGACAGTGAAGGTTATGTAGACCGTTCCGATCTAGAACTGCCTAACAACCAGGAGCAGTTGATCCGCAAGGTTGCGGCAGCCAATCCGAAGACAATTGTAGTACAGATGAGTGGGCGAGCTGTCGAGATGGATTCTTGGCAAAAAGAAGTGCCATCCATTGTACAAGCTTGGTATGCTGGTCAGGAACAAGGAAATGCTGTTGCTAGGGTATTGTTCGGGGATGTGAATCCTTCAGGTAAGCTACCTGTAACGTTCCCAGCAGATGACCAACAAACGCCAGTATCAACTGCAGCGCAGTTCCCTGGTGTAAATGGAGTAGGAAACTATTCGGAGGGAATCTTTGTAGGGTACAAAGGATATGAAAAGCAGGGACTGACACCCGCATTTGCGTTTGGTCATGGTCTGTCATATACAAGCTTTGATTACCGCAATCTGCATGTGAAGAGCAATGGCAAGGGAGATAACGCAAAGGTAGAAGTGTCTCTCAACCTGCGCAATACAGGCAAACGTTCGGGTGCCGAAGTGGTTCAAGTATATGTAGGCAATCTGCCAACAAAAGTAGAGACACCAGACAAACAGCTTGCTGGTTGGGCTAAGGTAGATCTCAAAGCAGGTAAACAGCAGCGTGTAAACATTAAGCTGGATCGTAGTGCCTTGTCTTATTGGGATGAGAAGTCGAATGAATGGATTATGCCTAAGGGTAAAGTATCTATCTATGTCGGTAGCGCTTCGGATGATGTCCGTCTGACAGGCAGTGTGAATATCGGAAGTCCTTCCGGTAAATAA